In Francisella hispaniensis FSC454, a genomic segment contains:
- a CDS encoding KpsF/GutQ family sugar-phosphate isomerase yields MTNHIYNAVETFRLEIETLEKLKNSIDENFEKACEIILKNNRDKGRVIITGMGKSGHIGKKMAATFASTGTPAFFVHPGEAGHGDFGMITKNDVLIAISNSGTSSEIMGLMPMIKYLDIPIIAITSNPKSILARNSDVTLNLHVDKEACPLNLAPTSSTTATLVLGDALAVALLKAKNFSVKDFAFSHPNGALGRKLILKVENIMRKGNEIPIVKPSDNIRKAILEISDKGVGSTLIIENSKLLGIFTDGDLRRMFEAENFNSQRSISEVMTKNPKTISKEEMAITALEKMEKYEITSLAVVDNDYNILGIITMHDLIKLGLR; encoded by the coding sequence ATGACTAACCATATTTACAATGCTGTAGAAACATTCCGTTTAGAGATAGAAACATTAGAAAAATTAAAAAACTCTATTGATGAGAATTTCGAAAAAGCGTGTGAGATTATTTTAAAAAATAATCGTGATAAAGGTCGAGTAATAATAACAGGTATGGGTAAATCAGGTCATATCGGTAAAAAAATGGCTGCAACATTCGCTAGTACTGGCACACCTGCTTTTTTTGTACACCCGGGTGAGGCTGGTCACGGTGATTTTGGCATGATTACTAAAAATGATGTATTAATAGCTATTTCAAACTCTGGTACATCCTCTGAGATCATGGGATTAATGCCAATGATAAAATACCTTGATATTCCAATAATTGCTATTACTAGTAACCCAAAATCAATACTTGCTAGAAATAGTGATGTCACTCTTAATCTACATGTTGACAAAGAGGCATGCCCACTTAATCTTGCTCCGACATCGAGCACTACAGCAACTTTAGTACTAGGTGATGCTTTAGCGGTTGCATTACTTAAGGCAAAAAACTTCTCAGTAAAAGATTTTGCTTTTTCACATCCTAATGGTGCCTTAGGTAGAAAGCTAATTTTAAAAGTTGAAAATATCATGCGTAAAGGTAATGAGATACCAATAGTTAAACCGAGCGATAATATCCGTAAAGCAATATTAGAAATAAGTGATAAAGGTGTTGGAAGTACCCTAATTATCGAAAATAGCAAGCTTTTAGGTATTTTTACAGATGGTGACTTAAGAAGAATGTTTGAAGCAGAGAATTTTAATTCGCAGCGAAGTATCTCAGAAGTTATGACAAAAAATCCTAAAACAATTTCGAAAGAAGAAATGGCAATAACTGCCCTCGAAAAAATGGAAAAATATGAAATCACAAGTCTAGCAGTAGTCGACAATGACTATAATATACTAGGTATAATAACAATGCATGATCTTATCAAACTTGGACTTAGATAA
- the galE gene encoding UDP-glucose 4-epimerase GalE, which produces MNKKILVTGGTGYIGSHTVVELLDRDYQVVVVDNLSNSKLSVVDRLKKITNKDFDFYQLDLLDKPKLAKVFQEHDIDAVIHFAGFKAVGESVDKPLEYYHNNIQGTLNLLELMQEYQVYNFVFSSSATVYGMNNKPPFTEDMPLSTTNPYGATKLMLEDILRDLQNANNNFNITCLRYFNPVGAHSSGMIGEDPQGIPNNLMPYVAQVGAGKLAKLSIFGGDYETRDGTGVRDYIHVVDLAIGHILALEKLSQDKPSWRAYNLGSGNGYSVLEIVKAYQKALGKEIPYQIVARRAGDIAASFADVAKAKRELGFETQKSIEDICQDMLKWQKYTKENNI; this is translated from the coding sequence ATGAATAAAAAAATCTTAGTAACAGGCGGTACAGGCTATATAGGTAGTCATACAGTGGTAGAACTTCTTGATAGGGATTATCAAGTTGTAGTAGTTGATAATCTTTCAAATAGTAAACTATCTGTAGTAGATAGGCTTAAAAAAATTACAAATAAAGATTTTGATTTTTACCAATTAGATCTTTTAGATAAACCTAAGCTAGCAAAAGTTTTTCAAGAACATGATATTGATGCGGTGATTCATTTTGCTGGCTTTAAAGCTGTAGGTGAGAGTGTTGATAAGCCATTGGAGTATTATCATAACAATATCCAGGGAACACTAAATTTACTTGAGCTAATGCAAGAGTATCAAGTTTATAACTTTGTCTTTAGTTCATCAGCGACCGTATATGGAATGAACAATAAACCACCATTTACAGAGGATATGCCTCTAAGTACAACTAACCCTTACGGTGCAACTAAGCTGATGTTAGAAGATATTTTGCGAGATTTGCAAAATGCTAATAATAATTTCAATATCACATGTCTTAGGTATTTCAATCCTGTAGGAGCTCATAGCAGTGGGATGATAGGCGAGGATCCACAAGGTATACCTAATAATCTCATGCCTTATGTTGCACAAGTAGGTGCTGGTAAATTAGCTAAACTCAGTATCTTTGGTGGTGACTATGAGACTAGAGATGGTACTGGAGTGAGAGACTATATACATGTGGTAGATTTAGCAATAGGACATATATTAGCATTAGAAAAATTATCACAAGATAAACCTAGTTGGCGAGCTTATAACCTTGGTTCTGGAAATGGCTACTCTGTATTAGAGATTGTCAAAGCTTATCAAAAAGCACTAGGTAAAGAGATTCCATATCAGATAGTAGCTAGAAGAGCAGGTGATATTGCAGCGAGTTTTGCTGATGTTGCTAAGGCTAAAAGAGAGCTAGGTTTCGAGACACAAAAGTCTATAGAGGATATTTGTCAAG
- a CDS encoding enoyl-ACP reductase FabI produces the protein MGFLAGKKILITGLLSNKSIAYGIAKAMHREGAELAFTYVGQFKDRVEKLCAEFNPAAVLPCDVTSDQEIKDLFVELGKVWDGLDGIVHSIAFAPRDQLEGNFIDCVTREGFSIAHDISAYSFAALAKEGRSMMKNRNASMVALTYIGAEKAMPSYNTMGIAKASLEATVRYTALALGEDGIKVNAVSAGPIKTLAASGISNFKKMLDYNAMVSPLKKNVDIMEVGNTVAFLCSDMATGITGEVVHVDAGYHCVSMGNVL, from the coding sequence ATGGGTTTTCTAGCAGGAAAAAAAATATTAATCACAGGACTTTTAAGTAATAAATCAATTGCTTATGGTATCGCCAAAGCTATGCATAGAGAAGGAGCTGAGCTTGCTTTTACTTATGTTGGGCAATTCAAAGATAGAGTAGAAAAATTATGCGCAGAATTCAATCCAGCAGCGGTTTTACCTTGCGATGTGACTTCTGATCAAGAGATTAAAGATTTATTTGTAGAGTTAGGTAAAGTTTGGGATGGTCTAGATGGTATTGTTCATTCTATAGCTTTTGCGCCGCGTGATCAGTTGGAGGGTAATTTTATTGACTGTGTAACTCGTGAAGGTTTTAGTATTGCTCATGATATCAGTGCTTATTCTTTTGCAGCACTAGCTAAAGAAGGTCGTAGTATGATGAAGAATCGTAATGCTTCTATGGTTGCACTTACTTATATTGGAGCAGAAAAAGCTATGCCAAGTTATAACACTATGGGTATTGCTAAAGCATCTCTAGAAGCTACAGTTAGATATACAGCTTTAGCTTTAGGTGAGGATGGTATTAAGGTAAATGCTGTATCAGCTGGTCCTATCAAAACTCTCGCAGCTTCTGGTATATCAAACTTTAAGAAGATGCTTGATTATAATGCTATGGTTTCTCCACTTAAGAAGAATGTTGATATTATGGAAGTTGGTAATACTGTGGCGTTTTTATGCTCAGATATGGCAACTGGTATCACTGGAGAAGTTGTCCATGTTGATGCTGGATATCATTGTGTCTCTATGGGTAATGTTCTTTAA
- the rpe gene encoding ribulose-phosphate 3-epimerase: protein MKHIQINPSILSADLARLGDDVKAVLAAGADNIHFDVMDNHYVPNLTFGPMVLKALRDYGVTAGMDVHLMVKPVDTLIESFAKAGATSIVFHPEASEHIDRSLQLIKSFGIQAGLALNPATGIDCLKYVESHIDRVLIMSVNPGFGGQKFIPAMLDKAKEVSQWIKSTARDILLEIDGGVNPHNIAEIAACGVNAFVAGSAIFNSDSYKQTIDKMRDELNKI from the coding sequence ATGAAACATATTCAAATAAATCCTTCTATACTCTCTGCGGATCTTGCTAGACTGGGTGATGATGTCAAGGCCGTTTTAGCAGCAGGTGCAGATAATATCCATTTTGATGTTATGGATAATCACTATGTGCCTAACCTGACATTTGGACCGATGGTACTTAAAGCGTTGAGAGATTATGGTGTAACCGCTGGTATGGATGTTCACCTTATGGTTAAACCTGTAGATACTTTGATTGAAAGTTTTGCTAAAGCTGGAGCAACTAGCATTGTTTTTCATCCTGAAGCGAGTGAGCATATTGATAGAAGTTTACAACTAATTAAATCTTTTGGTATCCAAGCTGGACTTGCTCTAAATCCTGCTACTGGTATAGATTGTTTGAAGTATGTTGAGAGTCATATTGATAGGGTGCTGATAATGTCAGTAAATCCTGGTTTTGGTGGGCAAAAATTTATTCCAGCTATGCTTGATAAAGCCAAAGAGGTTTCGCAATGGATTAAGTCTACAGCTAGAGATATCTTGCTAGAGATAGATGGTGGTGTAAATCCGCACAATATTGCTGAAATAGCAGCTTGTGGTGTAAATGCCTTTGTTGCGGGTTCAGCTATTTTTAATTCTGACAGCTATAAACAAACTATTGATAAGATGAGAGATGAGCTCAATAAAATTTAA
- a CDS encoding sugar transferase yields MSSIKFNLAFTLKTIELVISVIIVLLSYFIPLHLLHYDTSNFSSFNFMVVFIAATSLLVFLIAEYTNGEKVSKSRNVLKVLLCGLAIAIIITSLAFFLRGFSFPRSLIILGFLLQLVMLSISRNLFRWLIRNTSYSKILIIGLDQEREWLFAKAATAKLPREIIAGYLSININGFSLADVAYSYKKAFISDKALKLLADNDLSILSKYNLEVVLIPRKYEISIWGAVLVPLGDSLAMSVKNFGLSYEAQIIKRIFDILFSLVVIILTSPIMLLIAVLIYLEDRNSPFFIQERVTRNAKRFNLIKFRSMKVNAEIQTGAVWAVDNDNRITKVGKIIRPIWLDELPQFFNVLKGDMSIVGPRPERPELIDKFSQEIPEFSYRTKVKAGITGYAQVLTSYATLPENKLKLDLAYIRRWNFVFDLLIIIETMRVIAMKILRLFIKTKEQTQAHFVEKKDKNYIEYIYE; encoded by the coding sequence ATGAGCTCAATAAAATTTAATTTAGCATTCACTCTCAAAACAATAGAGCTAGTAATATCTGTAATAATTGTATTACTGAGTTACTTTATACCTTTGCATCTACTACATTATGATACTAGTAATTTTAGTAGCTTTAATTTTATGGTAGTTTTTATAGCAGCAACATCTTTACTAGTTTTTCTTATCGCTGAGTATACTAATGGTGAAAAAGTATCTAAATCAAGAAATGTTCTAAAAGTTTTATTATGTGGATTAGCTATCGCGATTATTATAACATCGCTAGCATTCTTTTTAAGAGGATTCTCATTTCCACGTAGCTTGATTATTTTGGGCTTTTTACTACAACTTGTTATGCTATCTATATCACGTAATCTTTTTAGATGGTTGATAAGAAATACTAGCTATAGCAAAATCCTAATTATTGGTTTAGATCAGGAAAGAGAATGGCTTTTTGCTAAAGCTGCGACTGCTAAGTTACCTAGGGAAATAATTGCTGGGTACTTGAGTATAAATATCAATGGTTTTAGCCTAGCTGATGTGGCATATAGTTATAAAAAGGCATTTATTTCAGATAAGGCATTAAAACTATTAGCTGATAATGATTTATCAATCCTAAGCAAATATAACCTTGAAGTAGTTCTTATTCCAAGAAAATATGAAATATCAATTTGGGGAGCGGTACTAGTACCTCTTGGCGATAGCTTAGCTATGAGTGTCAAAAACTTTGGTTTATCTTATGAAGCACAAATTATTAAGAGAATTTTTGATATCTTGTTTAGCCTAGTAGTTATTATCTTAACATCACCAATCATGTTGCTAATAGCTGTACTGATTTATTTAGAGGATAGAAACTCACCATTTTTTATCCAAGAGCGAGTTACAAGAAATGCAAAAAGATTTAATCTAATAAAATTCCGTAGTATGAAAGTAAATGCTGAAATACAAACTGGGGCAGTTTGGGCTGTTGATAATGATAACAGAATTACAAAAGTTGGTAAAATAATTCGTCCAATATGGTTAGATGAGTTACCGCAGTTTTTTAATGTTCTAAAAGGTGACATGTCTATAGTAGGACCACGACCAGAGCGACCAGAACTGATAGATAAATTTAGTCAAGAAATTCCAGAGTTTTCTTATAGGACAAAAGTTAAGGCAGGTATTACCGGCTATGCGCAAGTTTTGACAAGTTATGCAACTCTACCAGAAAATAAGTTAAAACTTGATCTTGCCTATATCAGAAGATGGAATTTTGTATTTGATTTACTTATCATTATAGAAACTATGAGAGTTATTGCTATGAAAATTTTGCGACTATTTATAAAAACTAAAGAGCAAACTCAAGCACATTTTGTAGAGAAAAAAGACAAAAACTATATAGAGTATATTTATGAATAA